In Macadamia integrifolia cultivar HAES 741 chromosome 13, SCU_Mint_v3, whole genome shotgun sequence, one DNA window encodes the following:
- the LOC122058831 gene encoding uncharacterized protein LOC122058831, with translation MAYSTNSKGRDYMCWNFWLWVDDDAVPISGRQWPFVWRCRVCFESFVLGDGPPKSSDGCCSGLIESGFSSEPCLSLLMASTKKEYQAIYCVRRVRWLSKV, from the exons ATGGCTTATTCTACTAATTCCAAGGGTAGAGATTACATGTGTTGGAACTTTTGGTTGTGGGTTGATGATGATGCTGTGCCAATCTCAGGTCGTCAATGGCCTTTCGTGTGGAGATGTCGTGTCTGCTTTGAATCCTTCGTGTTGGGAGACGGGCCTCCGAAGTCCAGTGATGGTTGCTGCTCAG GTCTCATAGAGTCTGGATTTTCTTCTGAGCCGTGTCTATCACTGTTAATGGCTTCAACAAAAAAGGAATACCAAGCGATCTACTG CGTAAGGAGAGTTCGTTGGCTTTCGAAAGTTTAA